From Lysobacter auxotrophicus, the proteins below share one genomic window:
- a CDS encoding AAA family ATPase yields MTDLQDLTALIRANTPLIVIETRDEARVVELFRQALMHVWRALHRWSITEGLRRIDLDREDPAEIAPDASNTLQAIRNAEQRGIYLLLDFHPYLGYASTQRQLRDLLQRRDCEPHVLVLVGHKVELPAELESLAVRYTPRLPDANALLKLVREEAANYAKEHGGRRVEVDGEAVQQIVRNLRGLDPIDARRIARQLIFNDGALGPGDLPELAKLKFELLNRSGHLHYEYDTARMDDVAGATRFKRWVQQRRDVFVSGEAPAGLDPPKGVLLLGVQGCGKSMLAKAVAAGFGVPLVRLDFGTLYDKFHGETEKNLRDALSSAEQLEPCVLWIDEIEKGLAGDGGDGDGGVSRRVLGYLLTWMAERKSRVFLVATANQIDALPPELLRKGRFDEIFFVDLPSATTREQLFALHLRRRSLEPAAFDVAGLSAASEGFSGAEIEQAIVAALYAAHASKSPLNDFMLRAELKQTRPLSVLMAERVQELRDWAQGRTVPAE; encoded by the coding sequence ATGACCGACCTGCAGGACCTCACCGCGCTCATCCGCGCCAACACCCCGCTCATCGTCATCGAAACGCGCGACGAAGCCCGCGTCGTCGAACTCTTCCGGCAGGCGCTGATGCACGTATGGCGCGCGCTGCACCGCTGGTCGATCACCGAAGGGCTGCGTCGCATCGACCTAGATCGCGAGGATCCGGCCGAGATCGCGCCGGATGCGTCCAACACGCTGCAGGCGATCCGCAACGCCGAACAGCGCGGCATCTACCTGTTGCTCGATTTCCATCCGTACCTGGGTTACGCCAGCACGCAGCGGCAGCTGCGCGACCTCCTGCAGCGCCGCGATTGCGAACCGCACGTGCTGGTGCTGGTCGGGCACAAGGTCGAACTGCCGGCCGAACTCGAATCGCTGGCGGTGCGCTACACACCGCGCCTGCCCGACGCCAACGCGCTGCTCAAGCTGGTGCGCGAGGAGGCGGCGAACTATGCGAAGGAACACGGCGGCCGCCGCGTCGAGGTCGACGGCGAAGCCGTGCAGCAGATCGTGCGCAACCTGCGCGGGCTCGATCCGATCGACGCACGCCGCATAGCGCGGCAGCTGATCTTCAACGACGGCGCGCTCGGCCCGGGCGACCTGCCGGAACTGGCCAAACTCAAGTTCGAACTGCTCAACCGCAGCGGCCATCTGCATTACGAGTACGACACCGCGCGCATGGACGACGTCGCCGGTGCGACGCGCTTCAAGCGCTGGGTGCAGCAGCGGCGCGACGTGTTCGTCAGCGGCGAGGCGCCGGCGGGGCTGGATCCGCCGAAGGGCGTGTTGCTGCTTGGCGTGCAGGGGTGCGGCAAGTCGATGCTCGCCAAGGCCGTCGCCGCCGGTTTCGGCGTGCCGCTGGTGCGGCTGGATTTCGGCACGCTGTACGACAAGTTCCACGGCGAAACCGAGAAGAACCTGCGCGACGCATTGTCGTCCGCCGAACAACTCGAACCCTGCGTGCTGTGGATCGACGAGATCGAAAAGGGACTGGCCGGGGACGGCGGCGACGGCGATGGCGGCGTGTCGCGCCGCGTGCTCGGCTACCTGCTGACGTGGATGGCCGAACGCAAGTCGCGCGTGTTCCTCGTCGCCACGGCGAACCAGATCGACGCGCTGCCGCCGGAACTGCTGCGCAAGGGCCGCTTCGACGAGATCTTCTTCGTCGATCTGCCCAGCGCAACGACGCGCGAGCAGCTGTTCGCGCTGCACCTGCGGCGCCGTTCGCTGGAGCCGGCCGCGTTCGACGTAGCCGGGCTTTCGGCCGCGAGCGAGGGGTTTTCCGGCGCGGAGATCGAGCAGGCCATCGTCGCCGCGCTGTATGCCGCGCATGCGAGCAAGTCGCCGCTCAACGATTTCATGCTGCGCGCCGAACTGAAGCAGACGCGTCCGTTGTCGGTGCTGATGGCCGAGCGCGTGCAGGAGCTGCGCGACTGGGCGCAGGGGCGGACGGTGCCGGCGGAGTGA
- a CDS encoding MBL fold metallo-hydrolase: MNRPIARFGAAVLFAALALPALAHEASAASSTPTPQDGYFQTITPVAEGVWLIAQPQPFHIQPIGNVVVIEQSDGLVLIDAGGSPGAGRRIVELVRSVSAKPVKAVAITHWHGDHVLGATSIVQAWPTAEIIATDVTDAHLRGRSMKAYAKGSPDAALQAQFDKRLDGAETFLRDTLAKPDLSTRERDGFEASQRLLAQYRRDTRDLVLVLPTRTFVDSLKLDDARRPVELRHPGRGNTDGDLIAWLPRQRVMATGDLVVAPIPFGFNAYPADWERTLRAMQAQHPAVWIPGHGAAMRDDAYVGRVVDLIGRTRDAIAPLAAQGVTIDEAKKRVNLSGDRAHFVGDDAWLTRWFDRYWTQPFIDAAWREAKGEPIEQGEG; encoded by the coding sequence ATGAACCGCCCAATTGCCCGTTTCGGTGCTGCCGTGCTGTTCGCGGCGCTTGCCCTTCCCGCACTCGCGCACGAGGCCTCGGCGGCGTCCAGCACGCCGACGCCGCAGGACGGCTACTTCCAGACCATCACGCCGGTCGCCGAGGGCGTCTGGCTGATTGCGCAGCCGCAGCCGTTCCACATCCAGCCCATCGGCAATGTCGTCGTGATCGAGCAGTCCGACGGCCTGGTGCTGATCGACGCCGGCGGGTCGCCCGGTGCAGGGCGGCGCATCGTCGAACTCGTGCGTAGCGTCAGCGCCAAACCGGTGAAGGCGGTCGCGATCACGCACTGGCATGGCGACCACGTGCTGGGCGCGACGTCCATCGTGCAGGCGTGGCCAACGGCGGAGATCATCGCGACCGACGTCACCGACGCCCACCTGCGTGGGCGGTCGATGAAGGCGTACGCGAAGGGCTCGCCCGACGCCGCGTTGCAGGCGCAGTTCGACAAACGCCTCGATGGCGCGGAAACCTTCCTGCGCGACACGCTTGCCAAGCCCGACCTGTCCACGCGCGAACGCGACGGCTTCGAAGCGTCGCAACGGCTGTTGGCGCAATACCGACGCGACACGCGGGACCTCGTGCTCGTCTTGCCGACGCGCACGTTCGTGGATTCGCTGAAACTCGACGATGCGAGGCGTCCGGTCGAACTGCGGCATCCCGGCCGCGGCAACACCGACGGTGACCTGATCGCCTGGCTGCCGCGTCAACGTGTCATGGCGACCGGCGATCTCGTCGTCGCGCCGATTCCCTTCGGCTTCAACGCGTATCCCGCCGACTGGGAGCGCACGTTGCGAGCCATGCAGGCGCAACATCCGGCCGTGTGGATCCCGGGTCATGGCGCGGCGATGCGCGACGATGCGTACGTCGGGCGGGTCGTCGATCTCATCGGCCGCACACGCGATGCGATCGCGCCGCTCGCCGCGCAGGGCGTGACGATCGACGAGGCGAAGAAACGCGTGAACCTGTCGGGCGACCGCGCGCATTTCGTCGGCGACGATGCGTGGCTCACGCGCTGGTTCGATCGCTATTGGACGCAGCCCTTCATCGATGCGGCGTGGCGCGAGGCGAAGGGCGAGCCGATCGAACAGGGCGAAGGCTGA
- a CDS encoding tetratricopeptide repeat protein → MTGADVVPLLRRAWAALRQGQPAPARADCEAALQRAPESFDAWRLYAMALQALGDARASRDALQRALSLRPDDGATALDLGTLQLGAGEIDAALASLSIAMQRLPQEPRAAFRYATAAFHAGDYATAADAFEAAARLKPDWTEAWNNLAAAHGKRQEYAAAIAAARNALQLAPNDASAHQSLAALQSNLFDRQSLQEGLQHALRALQLDPALAEAHRNAAILSRKLSDPTGAEAHARRALELAPRDIDVIDTLGEQLQLNRNTRDAVNVYAQALAMGVTSPTLHRQHGIALLHDGQLDAARDELQDALRHVPDDQRTIAHLGVVEAQHDAARAAQWLGLHRHVHVVELPTPEGFADARAFHDALADDIRRHSQQRWEPAGLAARNAYLSGDLLADHTAAITGFEQRLREAIDAFLVDSRNARGGADALAGDVFLRNVPTRYRVHVWATQAAERGFIDTHIHEDSWLSGAYYVELPPAIRDDDATHAGWIEFGRPFASLPQPPEGALRRLCPKVGTLLLFPSYLFHRTLPYAGSGERISISFDLAAV, encoded by the coding sequence ATGACCGGCGCCGACGTCGTCCCGCTGCTGCGCCGCGCATGGGCCGCGTTGCGGCAGGGGCAGCCGGCGCCGGCGCGCGCCGATTGCGAAGCCGCGCTGCAACGCGCGCCGGAGTCGTTCGATGCGTGGCGCCTGTACGCGATGGCGCTGCAGGCGCTGGGCGATGCGCGCGCGTCGCGCGATGCGCTGCAACGTGCGTTGTCGCTGCGGCCGGACGATGGCGCCACGGCGCTCGACCTCGGCACGTTGCAGCTGGGCGCCGGCGAGATCGACGCCGCACTCGCATCGCTTTCGATCGCGATGCAGCGGCTCCCGCAGGAACCGCGCGCCGCGTTCCGCTATGCGACGGCGGCGTTCCATGCGGGCGATTACGCGACGGCGGCTGACGCGTTCGAAGCTGCAGCGCGCCTGAAACCCGACTGGACCGAAGCCTGGAACAACCTTGCCGCCGCGCACGGCAAGCGGCAGGAATACGCCGCCGCCATCGCCGCCGCGCGCAACGCGCTGCAGTTGGCGCCGAACGACGCGAGCGCGCACCAGTCGCTTGCGGCGCTGCAATCGAACCTGTTCGATCGCCAGTCGCTGCAGGAAGGCCTGCAGCATGCGCTGCGCGCGCTCCAGCTCGATCCCGCGCTCGCCGAAGCGCACCGCAACGCGGCGATCCTGTCGCGCAAGCTCAGCGACCCGACCGGGGCGGAAGCGCACGCACGCCGCGCCCTCGAACTCGCGCCGCGCGACATCGACGTCATCGATACGCTCGGCGAGCAGCTGCAGCTCAACCGCAACACGCGCGACGCGGTGAACGTCTACGCGCAGGCGCTGGCGATGGGCGTGACGTCGCCGACGCTGCATCGCCAGCACGGCATCGCGCTGCTGCACGACGGCCAGCTCGACGCAGCGCGCGATGAACTGCAGGACGCACTGCGCCATGTTCCCGACGACCAGCGCACGATCGCGCACCTCGGCGTCGTGGAAGCACAGCACGATGCCGCGCGCGCCGCGCAGTGGCTCGGCCTGCATCGCCACGTTCACGTGGTGGAGCTGCCGACGCCTGAAGGCTTCGCCGATGCGCGCGCATTCCACGACGCGCTCGCCGACGACATCCGTCGTCACAGCCAGCAGCGATGGGAGCCGGCCGGACTTGCCGCACGCAACGCGTACCTGAGCGGTGACCTGCTCGCCGATCACACCGCAGCGATCACCGGTTTCGAGCAGCGGCTGCGCGAGGCGATCGATGCGTTCCTCGTGGACAGCCGCAACGCACGCGGTGGCGCCGACGCGCTCGCCGGCGACGTCTTCCTGCGTAACGTGCCCACGCGCTACCGCGTGCACGTGTGGGCCACGCAGGCGGCCGAGCGTGGCTTCATCGACACGCACATCCACGAGGATTCCTGGCTGTCGGGTGCGTATTACGTCGAGCTGCCGCCGGCGATCCGCGACGATGATGCGACGCACGCGGGCTGGATCGAGTTCGGCCGTCCGTTCGCGAGCCTGCCGCAACCGCCGGAAGGCGCGCTGCGCCGGCTGTGCCCGAAGGTCGGCACGCTGCTGCTGTTCCCGTCTTACCTGTTCCATCGCACGCTGCCATACGCCGGCAGCGGCGAGCGCATCAGCATTTCGTTCGATCTTGCGGCGGTGTGA
- the ggt gene encoding gamma-glutamyltransferase translates to MRLLFASVLLSLPFTAMCADRITGKPFATRSEVYAPHAIAATSHPLATQIALDVMKSGGSAVDAAIAANAALGLMEPTGNGIGGDLFAIVWDPKTKKLHGYNGSGRSPKSLTLAEFQRRGLKDIPPHGPLPVTVPGTVDAWFALHERFGRKPIADDLAPAIRYAREGHPVHEVIAYYWGRSVPTLSKWPGFAEQFTVADANGKRRAPRTGEMWKNPNLASTLSMIASGGRDAFYKGDIARTIDAYFKANGGFLSYEDLAAHHGDWVDPVSTNYRGVDVWELPPNGQGIAALQILNLLEPYDLASYGFGSPEHVHLFAEAKKLAFADRAASYADPDFYQTPTAKLISKPYARERGKLISMDKAASAVEPGVIPQLNEGDTIYMTVADADGMMVSLIQSNYRGMGSGMAAPGLGFIFQDRGEQFVLKEGHPNSFAPGKRPFHTIIPAFATKDGKPWLSFGVMGGAMQPQGHAQIIMNLVDFGMNLQEAGDAPRIQHDGSTDPAGQATAMADGGELDLESGFPYETVRALMRKGHSVRFADGPFGGYQAIMVNPNGGYVGASESRKDGQAAGY, encoded by the coding sequence ATGCGCCTGCTGTTCGCCTCCGTCCTGCTGAGCCTGCCCTTCACCGCCATGTGCGCCGACCGCATCACCGGCAAACCGTTCGCGACGCGGAGCGAGGTCTATGCCCCGCACGCGATCGCCGCGACGTCCCATCCCCTCGCCACGCAGATCGCGCTGGACGTGATGAAGTCCGGCGGCAGCGCGGTCGATGCGGCCATCGCGGCCAATGCGGCGCTCGGCCTGATGGAACCCACCGGCAACGGCATCGGCGGCGACCTGTTCGCCATCGTCTGGGATCCGAAGACGAAGAAGCTGCACGGCTACAACGGCTCCGGCCGCTCGCCCAAGTCGCTGACGCTGGCCGAATTCCAGCGCCGCGGCCTGAAGGACATCCCGCCGCACGGCCCGTTGCCGGTAACGGTGCCGGGCACGGTCGACGCCTGGTTCGCGCTGCACGAACGCTTCGGCCGCAAGCCGATCGCGGACGACCTCGCACCGGCGATCCGCTACGCGCGCGAAGGCCACCCGGTGCATGAGGTCATCGCGTACTACTGGGGCCGCAGCGTGCCGACGCTGTCCAAGTGGCCGGGTTTCGCCGAGCAGTTCACCGTTGCCGACGCGAACGGCAAACGCCGCGCCCCGCGTACCGGCGAGATGTGGAAGAACCCCAACCTCGCCAGCACGCTTTCGATGATCGCCAGCGGCGGTCGCGACGCGTTCTACAAGGGCGACATCGCGCGCACGATCGATGCGTATTTCAAGGCCAATGGCGGGTTCCTGAGCTACGAGGACCTGGCCGCGCACCACGGCGACTGGGTCGATCCGGTCAGCACGAACTACCGCGGCGTCGACGTGTGGGAACTGCCGCCGAACGGCCAGGGCATCGCGGCGCTGCAGATCCTCAACCTGCTCGAACCCTACGACCTTGCGTCCTACGGCTTCGGCAGCCCCGAGCACGTGCACCTGTTCGCCGAGGCCAAGAAGCTCGCGTTCGCCGATCGCGCCGCGTCGTACGCCGATCCGGATTTCTACCAGACGCCGACCGCGAAGCTGATTTCCAAGCCCTATGCGCGCGAACGCGGCAAGCTGATCTCGATGGACAAGGCGGCGAGCGCGGTGGAGCCGGGCGTGATCCCGCAGCTCAACGAAGGCGACACGATCTACATGACCGTCGCCGATGCCGACGGAATGATGGTGTCGCTGATCCAGTCGAACTATCGCGGCATGGGCAGCGGCATGGCGGCGCCGGGGCTCGGCTTCATCTTCCAGGATCGCGGCGAGCAGTTCGTGCTGAAGGAAGGCCATCCCAATTCCTTCGCGCCCGGCAAGCGGCCGTTCCACACCATCATTCCCGCCTTCGCGACGAAGGACGGAAAGCCGTGGCTGAGCTTCGGCGTGATGGGCGGCGCGATGCAGCCGCAGGGGCATGCGCAGATCATCATGAACCTGGTGGACTTCGGCATGAACCTGCAGGAAGCCGGCGACGCGCCGCGCATCCAGCACGATGGCAGCACCGATCCGGCCGGCCAGGCCACCGCGATGGCCGACGGCGGCGAACTCGACCTGGAATCGGGTTTTCCGTACGAAACCGTCCGAGCGCTGATGCGAAAGGGCCACAGCGTGCGTTTCGCGGACGGCCCGTTCGGCGGCTACCAGGCAATCATGGTCAATCCGAACGGCGGTTACGTCGGCGCCAGCGAATCGCGCAAGGACGGCCAGGCCGCAGGCTACTGA
- a CDS encoding tetratricopeptide repeat protein produces MLGRTLFATALLAVSSAVSAQSLPRPAEFYFDADANTVKPVIAVRETGDAATEKLVKAIERNPRAKGEVAQLAHLAMTAGRTDLGRQLYTRALGAIDRSDALWRAVVWNYGWDLYRAGDVEGAFTQWKLLVESRAVTASWMPPTLALSLWSVGRKDEAVQWYAAAVRTEPQQWNTASKFASLLPDWSDSERSALAEVQAAWSKDPPTWP; encoded by the coding sequence ATGCTTGGTCGCACTCTTTTCGCGACGGCCCTTCTGGCCGTCTCCAGCGCCGTGTCGGCGCAAAGCCTGCCGCGTCCGGCGGAGTTCTACTTCGACGCCGACGCGAACACCGTCAAACCGGTGATCGCCGTGCGCGAAACCGGCGACGCCGCCACCGAAAAACTGGTAAAGGCGATCGAGCGCAATCCGCGCGCCAAGGGCGAAGTCGCGCAGCTTGCGCATCTTGCGATGACCGCCGGCCGCACCGACCTGGGCAGGCAGCTGTACACCCGCGCGCTGGGCGCCATCGACCGCAGCGACGCCCTATGGCGCGCCGTGGTGTGGAACTACGGCTGGGACCTGTACCGCGCCGGCGACGTCGAAGGCGCCTTCACCCAGTGGAAGCTGCTGGTCGAGTCGCGCGCCGTCACCGCCTCGTGGATGCCGCCGACGCTGGCGCTGTCGCTGTGGTCGGTCGGCCGCAAGGACGAAGCCGTGCAGTGGTACGCCGCCGCCGTCCGCACCGAGCCGCAGCAGTGGAACACCGCATCGAAGTTCGCCAGCCTGCTGCCCGACTGGAGCGACAGCGAGCGCTCGGCGCTGGCCGAAGTGCAGGCCGCGTGGTCGAAGGATCCGCCGACCTGGCCGTAA